The following are encoded together in the Vigna unguiculata cultivar IT97K-499-35 chromosome 2, ASM411807v1, whole genome shotgun sequence genome:
- the LOC114173974 gene encoding tRNA(adenine(34)) deaminase, chloroplastic → MYNAYVSPTVYAVRCRETFSLSFNGYSNFCHERFDGTPSYCLSSCGCCDCCSASTYRVPVKSCLVNGLRQSALLQLSATRRLILGGGDYYLSRLPAYGFLRDCQELNSSVNEKTVCDVSRRSIKGRCIRATSQKGRKFSHSFSSDDVEAVLSLLNDEADKDAAICSKCKDVFSSKRMEAEKARKSLRREEHLNSGEKVKSEKAEDLKQHQSSTIELRREYKKPDNEREAFAKSENHRKRRNVSSCSSYYSLSSGDFGSELEAQDEIGLEELSLEYEKGEANGVEEQVKEQVKEEFKGQRDDSKKLLGVSNKEKYAFGEDIDWNLRKKSEKKLTQGTLRNTESAREQQDMYLGGFKTHESGHKRSSISQNQVNSEEDKSSTIDYLDKKTNKSYLQTVNRRKHQSIDVQESDCTEVKTSLLSQKEFSGREGKLEISEIPLKETTDEREKIVGSTSTPGKEILKSKTAFSGREGSLAISETLLQETNDTYKKNVGSSSTSQKDFIDRSSLKYTGNLRIEDSERTSSTKMKVMERKNVSSSVQGVEEQQRQKGEKIITQANVEDTSILKSRTRLKSMEENLNISSDSRGTWLQKDKRTTQSFQHRKGSEFVSTLSEGYASDEKQVSSSQKAYEKVRFIPKSKPTSVVRTRESSSQTDERIANLSLSDETTSREESSLQGSLNLVSGYGKHVTLAAGEEGGSATMLIPSSSEVGGGSAHVELTAGIASPNVFLETSKSGSSSLYDNSGRSSALHPDTLGSADLSEKSSTQFVDEFAERIRHEVTTSKAQEIEVIGPRLTLEVGGNQIYGLRQQGTEKDVQSKEHDSSHSGRFSGTKGPSDEIWDVTEPSIEQGLVAEETEISKETGKTVVARSGRSLWGIISDIVRLRWGSRAGSSTSAGRSAERNSPNKSESDTWFSGQEHEETTKTNVIDETSVLPQAIIYDKLKPGRHSDNKLKDKGKHLEIGSSSPNTLESGSMSVGASYTSGEENASWTEDNKDLKATTSATQNVEPISVPARGPSIAGENVRIGGSDMSGGAELVGPVKDFVAPSQSELSGSERKDGELKQRKLQRNKQVLRDRFDDWEEAYQRELEQRKIDEMFMKEALLEAKKAADTWEVPVGAVLVQHGKIIARGCNLVEELRDSTAHAEMICIREASNLLRTWRLSDTTLYVTLEPCPMCAGAILQARIDTLVWGAPNKLLGADGSWIRLFPDGGENVSEARGVPPAPVHPFHPKMKIRRGVLATECADAMQQFFQLRRKTKKEETPKDPSRLPVSHHHPSKILNKIHDVFHMMFCL, encoded by the exons CTGCCAGCTTATGGTTTCCTTAGAGATTGTCAGGAGCTTAACTCTTCTGTCAATGAGAAAACTGTTTGCGATGTTAGTAGGCGGAGCATAAAGGGAAGATGTATTCGTGCTACCTCACAAAAAGGGAGAAAATTTTCCCATTCGTTTAGTTCTGATGATGTTGAAGCAGTTCTCAGCTTATTGAATGATGAGGCAGATAAAGACGCTGCCATTTGTAGCAAGTGTAAGGATGTGTTTTCATCCAAAAGAATGGAAGCTGAGAAAGCTAGAAAAAGTTTGAGGAGAGAGGAACATTTGAATTCAGGTGAGAAAGTAAAATCAGAGAAAGCAGAAGATTTGAAGCAACATCAGTCATCCACCATAGAATTGAGAAGAGAATACAAGAAACCCGACAATGAAAGGGAAGCCTTTGCAAAAAGTGAAAACCATAGGAAACGAAGAAATGTATCTAGTTGTTCATCTTATTATTCTCTCTCATCAGGAGATTTTGGCAGTGAGCTGGAAGCTCAGGATGAGATTGGTTTGGAAGAACTGTCACTGGAATATGAGAAGGGCGAAGCAAATGGTGTGGAGGAACAAGTGAAGGAACAAGTTAAGGAAGAATTCAAGGGGCAAAGGGATGACTCAAAGAAGCTGTTGGGTGTTTCAAATAAGGAAAAATATGCATTTGGTGAGGATATTGATTGGAACCTAAGGAAGAAGTCTGAAAAGAAGCTGACTCAGGGAACTCTGCGAAACACAGAATCCGCAAGGGAACAACAGGATATGTATTTGGGAGGATTTAAAACACATGAATCTGGTCATAAAAGATCGTCTATTTCACAAAACCAAGTCAATAGCGAGGAAGATAAATCATCTACTATTGACTATTTGGATAAGAAAACAAACAAGTCATATCTTCAAACAGTCAACAGAAGAAAACATCAATCAATAGATGTCCAAGAGTCTGATTGTACTGAAGTTAAGACAAGTTTGTTATCACAGAAGGAATTCAGTGGCAGGGAAGGGAAGCTTGAGATATCAGAAATACCGTTGAAGGAAACAACTGATGAACGTGAAAAGATTGTTGGTTCCACTTCTACCCCTGGAAAGGaaattttgaaatcaaagaCCGCATTCAGTGGCAGGGAAGGGAGCCTTGCAATATCAGAAACACTTTTACAAGAAACAAATgatacttataaaaaaaatgttggctCTAGTTCTACCTCTCAAAAGGATTTTATAGATAGAAGTTCCCTTAAATATACTGGGAATTTAAGAATTGAAGACAGTGAACGGACCTCAAGTACTAAGATGAAGGTCATGGAACGGAAAAATGTTTCGAGTTCTGTTCAGGGAGTAGAGGAGCAGCAACGCCAAAAGGGAGAGAAGATCATTACACAAGCTAATGTTGAAGATACATCTATCCTGAAGTCTAGAACTAGATTAAAGAGCATGGAGGAAAATTTGAACATAAGCTCAGATTCAAGGGGTACATGGCTTCAAAAAGATAAAAGGACAACTCAGAGTTTCCAACACAGGAAAGGATCTGAATTTGTCAGCACTTTATCAGAAGGCTATGCCAGTGATGAAAAGCAAGTTTCAAGTTCTCAAAAAGCTTATGAGAAGGTGAGATTCATTCCAAAAAGTAAACCAACATCAGTTGTCAGAACAAGAGAAAGTTCTAGCCAAACTGATGAAAGGATTGCAAATCTATCACTTTCTGATGAAACCACCTCAAGAGAGGAATCCAGTTTGCAGGGATCATTGAATTTGGTTTCTGGGTATGGAAAACATGTTACGTTAGCAGCAGGTGAAGAAGGGGGCTCTGCAACCATGTTGATCCCTTCCTCTTCAGAAGTGGGTGGAGGCTCAGCACATGTTGAACTCACTGCAGGAATTGCAAGCCCAAATGTCTTCCTTGAAACTTCAAAAAGTGGATCTTCTTCTTTGTATGATAATTCAGGAAGAAGTTCTGCTTTGCATCCAGATACTCTTGGTTCAGCTGATCTTTCAGAGAAATCATCTACGCAGTTTGTGGATGAATTTGCTGAGAGGATCAGGCATGAAGTAACAACTTCCAAAGCACAAGAGATAGAAGTTATAGGACCAAGGTTGACACTTGAAGTTGGTGGTAATCAGATCTACGGCTTGAGGCAACAAGGCACTGAAAAAGATGTTCAGTCAAAGGAGCATGATTCTAGTCATTCTGGTCGGTTTTCTGGGACCAAAGGTCCTTCTGATGAGATTTGGGATGTCACTGAACCATCTATTGAACAAGGTCTAGTAGCCGAAGAAACAGAGATCAGCAAAGAAACCGGGAAAACAGTTGTTGCTAGAAGTGGGAGGTCCTTGTGGGGTATAATTTCTGATATTGTTCGATTACGCTGGGGTTCACGTGCTGGTTCCTCCACATCAGCTGGAAGATCTGCTGAGAGAAACTCACCAAACAAGTCCGAAAGTGACACATGGTTTTCTGGGCAGGAGCATGAGGAAACCACTAAAACAAATGTCATAGACGAAACAAGTGTACTGCCTCAAGCCATAATTTATGATAAGTTAAAACCAGGTAGACATTCTGACAATAAACTGAAGGACAAAGGAAAACATCTTGAAATTGGATCGTCATCACCGAATACATTGGAAAGTGGATCAATGTCAGTAGGTGCCTCTTATACTTCTGGAGAGGAAAATGCTAGTTGGACTGAAGATAATAAAGATTTGAAAGCCACTACTTCTGCCACACAAAACGTGGAACCAATTTCAGTACCTGCAAGAGGGCCTTCTATTGCTGGAGAAAATGTAAGAATTGGTGGATCTGACATGTCTGGAGGAGCTGAGTTAGTGGGGCCAGTCAAGGATTTTGTTGCTCCTTCGCAGTCTGAATTGTCTGGCTCAGAGAGAAAGGATGGAGAGTTAAAGCAAAGGAAGCTTCAACGGAACAAGCAAGTCTTAAGAGATAGGTTTGATGACTGGGAAGAAGCCTATCAACGTGAACTTGAACAGCGGAAAATAGATGAAATGTTCATGAAGGAAGCACTTTTGGAAGCTAAGAAGGCTGCTGATACATGGGAGGTCCCTGTTGGTGCTGTTCTTGTGCAGCATGGGAAAATTATTGCTCGAGGATGCAACTT AGTGGAAGAATTACGGGACTCCACTGCTCATGCAGAGATGATTTGTATACGAGAAGCTTCAAACCTTCTTCGGACATGGAGATTATCT GACACCACACTTTATGTAACGCTTGAGCCATGCCCTATGTGTGCTGGTGCTATCCTTCAGGCAAGAATAGATACTCTTGTGTGGGGTGCTCCCAATAAGCTTCTTGGAGCTGATGGTAGCTGGATTAG GCTCTTCCCAGATGGAGGAGAAAATGTATCAGAAGCAAGAGGTGTGCCACCTGCCCCAGTTCATCCATTTCATCCAAAGATGAAAATAAGAAGAGGGGTCTTAGCCACAGAGTGTGCAGATGCAATGCAGCAATTCTTTCAGCTCAGAAGGAAAACGAAGAAAGAGGAAACCCCAAAGGACCCTTCTCGCCTTCCTGTTTCTCACCACCACCCTTCCAAGATACTCAACAAGATACATGACGTTTTCCACATGATGTTCTGTTTATAA
- the LOC114173975 gene encoding lysine-rich arabinogalactan protein 19 translates to MAVVFWTLALACLCFHLPSNAQAPATSPSSTTPPVATQPPTVVASPPTTTTTPPPTSPPPTTVPPVTPPPAPKVAPASPPQTPPQPPKPSPVSPPTSPPPLPPPPVATPPPLPPPKVAPTPAITPPAPAPVKATPAPAPAKPAPTPSPVPPPPTLAPTPVVEAPAPAPSSHKHRRHRHKHRRHQAPAPAPTIIRKSPPAPPDSTAESDTTPAPSPSLNLNASPPNQQLGRNMWATAGVAVAVFLAVTGYSC, encoded by the exons ATGGCTGTGGTGTTCTGGACATTGGCTTTAGCATGTCTCTGCTTCCACCTACCTTCCAATGCCCAAGCACCTGCAACATCTCCCTCTTCTACCACACCACCGGTGGCAACACAACCACCAACAGTGGTGGCATCCCCtcccaccacaaccaccacaccaccaccaacatccccaccacctacAACTGTACCTCCTGTGACACCACCACCTGCTCCCAAGGTTGCACCAGCTTCACCACCCCAAACtccaccacaaccaccaaaaccaTCTCCTGTCTCACCTCCCACATCACCACCCCCACTACCGCCACCACCAGTTGCTACACCACCACCATTGCCACCACCAAAGGTAGCCCCAACACCAGCCATAACACCCCCAGCTCCTGCACCAGTGAAGGCAACACCAGCACCTGCACCTGCAAAGCCAGCACCAACTCCATCTCCTGTTCCTCCACCACCAACACTGGCCCCAACACCAGTAGTAGAGGCACCAGCACCGGCACCATCATCACATAAACATAGAAGGCACAGGCACAAGCACCGGAGACATCAAGCACCAGCTCCAGCACCAACCATTATCCGCAAAAGTCCCCCTGCACCACCCGATTCCACAGCTGAATCAGACACAACACCAGCACCATCACCAAGTCTGAATTTG aATGCTTCTCCACCAAATCAGCAGCTAGGGAGAAATATGTGGGCAACAGCTGGAGTTGCAGTTGCTGTTTTTCTGGCTGTCACCGGCTACAGCTGCTAG